A single Epinephelus lanceolatus isolate andai-2023 chromosome 22, ASM4190304v1, whole genome shotgun sequence DNA region contains:
- the LOC117245912 gene encoding high affinity immunoglobulin gamma Fc receptor I-like isoform X2, translating into MEVRALCIRLLMNVLMLLGAQVQQSYPQTADAAFRIVPTRLQFFEYESVHFTCEGFNVSAGYKVRNLKEFLPKCSNGTETSTVTCTIDFAFTSDSGEYWCEGGGGRSNSVNITVTAGSVILQSPVHPVMEGESVTLRCRNKMSSTNLPTVFFYKNGSYIGHSSTGNMTIHSVYKSDEGLYKCYISGAGVSPESWMAIRAKCGDVILESPALPVTEGEAVTLRCRNKKTPSDLRAGFYKDGILIRNSSTGEMTISSVSKSDEGLYKCRISGAGESVASLLAVREINFSRLYYILLWVAVAVILFLQLLVLGLLYWKKQLVLLEAKMYDTGPADCHQKRQEDKKENKDAADATDNVSLNHGAKPETEKDEGEALP; encoded by the exons ATGGAGGTTAGAGCACTCTGCATCAGACTGT TGATGAATGTATTGATGCTGCTGGGTGCACAAGTGCAGCAAAGTTATCCTCAGACAGCTG ATGCAGCTTTTCGTATTGTTCCAACCagactgcagttctttgaatacGAGTCTGTGCATTTTACCTGTGAGGGGTTTAATGTCTCAGCTGGATACAAAGTGAGAAACTTGAAGGAGTTCCTTCCAAAATGTTCCAATGGCACAGAGACATCAACAGTGACCTGCACCATTGACTTTGCATTTACATCAGACAGTGGAGAATACTGGTgtgaaggtggaggagggagaagcaACAGTGTCAACATCACTGTCACTG CTGGTTCAGTGATCCTGCAGAGTCCTGTTCATCCTGTGATGGAGGGAGAGTCTGTCACTCTGCGCTGCAGAAACAAGATGTCATCCACCAACCTTCCGACTGTCTTCTTCTATAAAAACGGCAGCTACATTGGACACAGCTCTACAGGAAACATGACCATCCACAGTGTCTACAAGTCTGATGAAGGACTCTACAAGTGTTACATTTCTGGAGCTGGAGTATCACCAGAGAGCTGGATGGCTATCAGAGCTAAAT GTGGTGATGTGATCCTGGAGAGTCCTGCTCTTCCTGTGACTGAGGGAGAAGCTGTGACTCTGCGCTGTAGAAACAAGAAAACTCCCTCTGACCTCAGAGCTGGTTTCTACAAAGATGGCATCCTCATCAGGAACAGCTCTACAGGAGAGATGACCATCAGCAGTGTTTCCAAGTCTGATGAAGGACTCTACAAGTGCAGAATATCTGGAGCTGGAGAATCAGTGGCAAGCCTACTGGCTGTCAGAG AGATTAATTTTTCCCGCCTCTACTACATCCTGCTGTGGGTTGCTGTCGCTGTCATATTGTTCCTGCAGCTGCTGGTGTTGGGACTACTCTACTGGAAGAAACAGCTAG TCTTACTGGAAGCAAAGATGTATGACACAGGACCTGCAGACTGTCATCAAAAAAGACAAGAAGACAAGAAGGAGAATAAAG ACGCTGCAGACGCTACTGATAATGTGAGCCTCAACCACGGTGCAAAACCAGAGACGGAAAAAG ATGAGGGTGAAGCTTTGCCTTAA